One window of Mediterraneibacter gnavus ATCC 29149 genomic DNA carries:
- a CDS encoding CHC2 zinc finger domain-containing protein, translated as MNVFETVKQSVTTRQAAEHYGIHIGRNGMACCPFHNDKTPSMKLDRRYHCFGCGADGDVIDFAAALYGLGKKEAAVQLAQDFGLSYEDWKPPGKAKKPKPRQKSPEEQFQEAKNRCFRILADYLHLLREWRKDYAPHSPEEAFHPRFVEALQKQAHVEYLLDVLLFGETEEKAALITDYGKDVIQLEQRMAELAAADAARTKKHHKRHAAAPEH; from the coding sequence TTGAATGTATTTGAAACTGTGAAGCAGTCCGTCACAACAAGACAGGCTGCGGAGCATTATGGAATCCATATAGGTCGGAACGGGATGGCTTGCTGCCCGTTCCATAACGATAAAACCCCAAGCATGAAGCTGGATCGGCGTTATCACTGCTTCGGCTGCGGTGCAGATGGGGATGTGATTGATTTTGCCGCCGCCCTGTATGGGCTGGGAAAGAAAGAAGCCGCCGTACAGCTGGCACAGGACTTCGGGCTTTCCTATGAGGACTGGAAACCGCCGGGAAAGGCAAAAAAGCCCAAGCCCCGGCAGAAATCCCCGGAGGAACAGTTTCAGGAAGCAAAGAACCGCTGCTTCCGTATCCTTGCCGATTATCTCCACCTACTCCGGGAATGGAGAAAAGATTATGCCCCACACTCCCCGGAGGAAGCCTTTCATCCCCGGTTTGTGGAAGCCTTACAGAAGCAAGCCCATGTGGAATATCTGCTGGATGTGCTGCTGTTCGGGGAAACCGAGGAAAAAGCGGCTTTGATTACGGACTACGGAAAGGATGTGATACAGCTTGAACAGCGAATGGCAGAGCTTGCAGCCGCAGACGCAGCAAGAACTAAAAAACACCATAAACGCCATGCAGCCGCCCCAGAGCATTGA
- a CDS encoding MarR family winged helix-turn-helix transcriptional regulator has translation MENNHFNVAWAKSTALYTKAASVLGVGYPEMMVLYALESMGELTQKQIAENFGMQKQTVHTVVSALQKKGYLLLEASEGDKREKRIVLTESGQVYAHRMIAPLRKAEEKVYRTIGNERLQAMCEILDLFNLLFERELRGGLGSE, from the coding sequence ATGGAAAACAATCATTTTAACGTTGCGTGGGCGAAAAGCACTGCGCTATATACAAAAGCAGCTTCAGTACTTGGCGTCGGATACCCGGAAATGATGGTGCTGTATGCGCTGGAATCCATGGGAGAACTGACGCAAAAGCAGATCGCAGAGAATTTCGGTATGCAAAAACAGACGGTTCATACGGTCGTGAGCGCACTTCAAAAGAAGGGCTATTTACTGTTGGAGGCCAGCGAGGGCGATAAACGTGAGAAGCGGATCGTCTTGACTGAAAGCGGACAGGTATACGCCCACAGAATGATTGCGCCTTTACGAAAAGCCGAGGAGAAGGTTTATAGAACAATCGGGAACGAACGGCTCCAAGCCATGTGTGAAATTCTTGACCTTTTCAATCTTCTCTTTGAAAGAGAGCTGAGAGGAGGTCTGGGCAGTGAATAA
- the mobQ gene encoding MobQ family relaxase, with protein MPCPHNEITIVQRSQRQSAVAAAAYQSGEKLFCEYDQQVKHYSEKRGIVHNEILLPANAPPEYADRNTLWNAAEAVEKQWNSQLARRWVLTIPREIPPDQYAVLVREFCEQQFVSKGMIVDFAIHDPHPPGHNPHAHVMLTMRAMDEHGKWLPKSRKVYDLDENGERIKLPSGRWKSHKEDTVDWNDQKYCEIWRHEWEVIQNRYLEANDRPERVDLRSYARQGLDIIPTVHEGAAVRQMEKRGIQTNIGNLNREIRAANNLMKSIRQLIQNLKGWITELGEKRKELLAQKAAEEATLLPNLLMKYMEIRKEERKDWTRAGQNRGTSQDLKAVSEALSYLRQKGLSTVEDLEAFLESSGKSAADYRNQMKPKEARSKVIDGILASRTDCKECKAVYEKYQKIFFKKTKEKFKQEHPEVARYEKAAAYLAKHPDDKDSTQKELQEEQETLLEEIAALKTPLTEVQEDLKKLRDIRYWVRKATPGTEESKEPPKKQPIKEVLQDKADEKKAQRTAPVQTKHKQQDMEL; from the coding sequence ATGCCCTGTCCACACAACGAAATCACGATTGTGCAGCGCAGCCAGCGACAGTCTGCGGTTGCCGCCGCTGCTTACCAGAGTGGCGAAAAGCTGTTCTGTGAATACGACCAGCAAGTGAAGCACTACTCGGAAAAGCGTGGTATCGTCCACAATGAAATCCTGCTCCCGGCAAATGCTCCGCCGGAGTATGCAGACCGCAATACCTTATGGAACGCCGCCGAAGCGGTGGAGAAGCAATGGAACTCCCAGCTTGCAAGGCGGTGGGTGCTTACCATCCCCAGAGAGATACCGCCTGACCAGTACGCTGTCCTTGTCCGGGAGTTTTGTGAACAGCAGTTTGTTTCCAAAGGCATGATCGTTGACTTTGCCATCCACGACCCCCATCCGCCGGGACACAATCCCCACGCCCATGTCATGCTCACTATGAGGGCAATGGACGAACATGGAAAATGGCTTCCCAAGAGCCGCAAGGTTTATGACCTTGACGAAAACGGGGAACGGATAAAACTTCCGTCCGGCAGATGGAAAAGCCACAAGGAGGATACGGTGGATTGGAACGACCAGAAGTATTGCGAAATCTGGCGGCATGAATGGGAGGTCATCCAGAACCGCTATCTGGAAGCCAATGACCGCCCAGAGCGTGTGGACTTGCGTTCTTATGCCAGACAGGGGCTTGATATTATCCCTACTGTCCATGAGGGAGCTGCTGTCCGGCAGATGGAAAAGCGGGGTATCCAGACGAACATCGGCAACCTGAACCGGGAAATCAGAGCTGCCAACAATCTGATGAAGTCCATCCGACAGCTTATCCAAAACCTCAAAGGCTGGATTACCGAGCTGGGAGAAAAACGAAAAGAACTGCTTGCACAAAAGGCGGCGGAGGAAGCGACACTTCTTCCCAATCTGCTGATGAAGTACATGGAGATACGAAAGGAAGAACGGAAGGACTGGACGAGGGCTGGACAGAACCGGGGGACTTCACAGGACTTAAAGGCAGTCAGCGAAGCCCTGTCCTATCTCCGGCAAAAGGGGCTTTCCACTGTGGAGGACTTAGAAGCATTTCTGGAATCCTCCGGGAAATCAGCCGCAGATTACCGCAATCAGATGAAGCCAAAGGAAGCCCGAAGCAAAGTGATTGACGGGATTCTTGCCAGCCGGACAGACTGCAAAGAATGTAAGGCTGTCTATGAGAAGTACCAGAAGATATTTTTTAAGAAAACAAAGGAAAAATTCAAACAGGAACACCCGGAGGTTGCCCGGTATGAGAAAGCCGCCGCCTACCTTGCCAAGCACCCGGACGATAAGGACAGTACCCAAAAGGAGCTGCAAGAGGAGCAGGAAACGCTTCTGGAAGAAATTGCAGCCCTGAAAACACCGCTGACCGAGGTACAGGAGGATTTGAAGAAGCTGCGGGACATTCGCTACTGGGTACGGAAAGCCACCCCCGGCACAGAAGAAAGCAAAGAGCCGCCCAAGAAACAGCCTATCAAAGAAGTCTTGCAGGATAAGGCTGACGAGAAAAAAGCACAAAGAACTGCCCCGGTGCAGACAAAACACAAACAACAGGATATGGAACTTTAA
- the ltrA gene encoding group II intron reverse transcriptase/maturase: METKLVRIAEISATSKHPIFTSVYHLINEDMLKQCHRELDGNKAVGIDKVTKDEYGKNLDRNIKELVQRLKNKSFKPFPSLRVYIPKGNGKKRPLGIASYEDKIVQMAVKKILGAIYEPRFLNCMYGFRPNRGCHEAIKEVYQRISYGKISYIVDADIKGFFDHIDHDWMMKFLEWNIQDRNLLWLIRKYLKAGIIEQGKFEPTEEGSAQGSVMSPMLANIYMHYVLTLWFKLVVQREMHGECFLVNFADDFVAGFQYKSEAERYYKELKERMEKFGLELESSKSRLIEFGRFAEQNRRARGECKPETFDFLGFTFYCSKTRKGGFVPKVQTSRKKFEQKVRAYKNWIYDNRNRPMREIIKELNVKLIGHYRYYGVTWNFRKITTFLHRVQQFLFKAMNRRGCRRAYTWNGFVEMLKYYPLAKPKTYYCLY; encoded by the coding sequence ATGGAAACGAAATTAGTAAGAATAGCTGAGATATCGGCAACATCAAAACATCCTATATTTACATCAGTGTACCATTTGATAAATGAAGATATGCTAAAGCAATGCCATAGGGAATTAGATGGGAACAAAGCAGTCGGAATTGACAAGGTAACTAAGGATGAGTATGGGAAGAACCTTGATAGAAATATCAAGGAACTGGTACAGAGGTTGAAAAACAAATCCTTTAAGCCATTTCCGTCACTGAGGGTATATATACCTAAAGGAAATGGAAAGAAACGACCATTAGGGATTGCTTCCTATGAAGATAAGATTGTACAAATGGCAGTGAAGAAAATACTGGGAGCTATTTATGAACCGAGATTCCTAAACTGCATGTATGGATTCAGACCGAATAGGGGGTGTCACGAAGCAATAAAAGAAGTATACCAACGGATAAGCTATGGAAAAATCAGCTATATCGTAGATGCCGATATCAAAGGTTTCTTTGACCATATCGACCATGATTGGATGATGAAGTTCCTTGAATGGAATATACAGGATAGGAACTTATTGTGGCTAATACGTAAATACCTCAAAGCAGGAATAATAGAGCAAGGAAAATTCGAGCCAACAGAGGAAGGTTCGGCACAAGGCTCAGTAATGAGTCCGATGCTTGCAAATATATACATGCATTATGTGCTGACGCTGTGGTTTAAGCTGGTGGTGCAAAGGGAAATGCATGGAGAGTGTTTTCTCGTCAACTTTGCGGATGATTTTGTTGCAGGATTTCAATATAAGTCAGAAGCTGAAAGATACTATAAAGAGTTAAAGGAACGAATGGAAAAGTTTGGACTGGAGCTGGAAAGTAGTAAAAGCAGACTGATTGAATTTGGGAGATTTGCAGAGCAGAATCGTAGAGCAAGAGGAGAATGTAAGCCTGAAACATTTGATTTTCTGGGATTTACCTTCTACTGTAGCAAAACTCGAAAGGGAGGTTTCGTACCAAAGGTACAGACTTCAAGAAAGAAGTTTGAGCAAAAGGTTAGAGCATACAAGAACTGGATTTACGATAATCGAAATCGACCAATGCGAGAAATAATTAAAGAGTTGAACGTAAAACTAATTGGACACTATCGGTATTATGGTGTTACATGGAATTTTCGGAAGATAACAACATTCCTGCACAGAGTACAACAGTTTCTATTCAAAGCCATGAATCGGAGAGGTTGTAGACGGGCATACACATGGAATGGATTTGTGGAAATGCTCAAGTATTACCCGTTAGCAAAACCTAAAACGTACTATTGTTTATATTGA
- a CDS encoding DUF3847 domain-containing protein, which produces MPDTSKLERLNREMEKSEKKLRKAINDEKALQHQLKQLTRKERTHRLCTRGGMLESFLQEPERLTDDDVMMLLKLIFHRQDTQELLKKLLEREKPETP; this is translated from the coding sequence TTGCCTGATACCTCAAAGCTGGAAAGGCTCAACCGGGAGATGGAGAAAAGCGAAAAGAAACTGCGGAAAGCCATCAATGATGAAAAGGCATTGCAGCACCAGTTAAAGCAGCTTACCCGAAAGGAACGGACGCACCGGCTCTGTACCCGTGGCGGTATGCTGGAAAGTTTTCTGCAAGAGCCGGAACGCCTGACAGATGATGATGTCATGATGTTGTTGAAACTCATTTTTCACAGGCAGGACACGCAGGAACTATTGAAAAAACTGCTGGAACGGGAGAAGCCGGAAACCCCTTAG
- a CDS encoding virulence-associated E family protein, whose translation MQPPQSIEEIKAGLETTEKGGVRQSIRNCLTVFQRDPLLSGAIAYNILTDRKDIIKPIGFHRESTALNDTDMKYLLLYLEETYGLTNEKKIDNAIGIVANENKYHPIRDYLNTLVWDGTERIRFCLRHFLGADADDYTYEALKLFLLGAISRAFQPGCKFEIMLCLVGGQGAGKSTFFRLLAVRDEWFSDDLRKLDDDNVYRKLQGHWIIEMSEMMATANAKSIEEIKSFLSRQKEVYKIPYETHPADRPRQCVFGGTSNALDFLPLDRSGNRRFIPVMVYPEQAEVHILEDEAASRAYIEQMWAEAMEIYRSGRFKLAFSPAMQRYLKEHQRDFMPEDTKAGMIQAYLDKYTGSMVCSKQLYKEALNHVFDEPKQWEIREINEIMNQCISGWRYFPNPRMFSEYGRQKGWERENPATDSGNPSEKTMDGFVEVTEQMELPF comes from the coding sequence ATGCAGCCGCCCCAGAGCATTGAGGAAATCAAGGCGGGGCTGGAAACTACCGAGAAAGGCGGTGTCCGTCAGAGCATACGAAACTGCCTGACTGTATTCCAGCGTGACCCGCTGCTTTCCGGGGCTATCGCCTACAACATCCTGACCGACCGCAAAGACATCATAAAGCCCATCGGTTTCCACAGGGAAAGCACCGCCTTAAACGATACGGACATGAAGTATCTGCTTCTCTATCTGGAAGAAACCTACGGGCTTACCAATGAGAAAAAGATTGATAACGCCATCGGGATTGTGGCGAATGAAAACAAGTACCATCCCATCCGGGATTATCTCAATACCCTTGTGTGGGATGGGACAGAGCGAATCCGCTTCTGCCTGCGGCACTTTTTGGGGGCTGACGCAGACGATTACACCTATGAAGCGTTGAAGCTATTCCTGCTGGGTGCAATCTCACGAGCCTTTCAGCCCGGATGCAAGTTTGAAATCATGCTCTGTCTGGTAGGCGGTCAGGGGGCTGGCAAGTCCACCTTCTTCCGTCTGCTGGCAGTCCGGGACGAGTGGTTCTCCGATGATTTGCGGAAGTTGGACGATGACAATGTGTACCGCAAGCTGCAAGGTCACTGGATTATCGAAATGTCGGAAATGATGGCAACCGCAAACGCCAAGAGCATTGAGGAAATCAAGTCATTTTTAAGCCGGCAGAAAGAGGTTTACAAGATACCCTATGAAACCCACCCGGCAGACCGCCCCCGTCAGTGCGTGTTTGGCGGCACTTCCAATGCCCTTGACTTCCTGCCCCTTGACCGTTCCGGCAACCGCCGCTTTATCCCCGTCATGGTGTACCCGGAGCAAGCCGAGGTTCACATTTTAGAGGACGAAGCTGCTTCCAGAGCCTATATCGAGCAGATGTGGGCGGAAGCGATGGAGATTTACCGAAGCGGCAGGTTCAAGCTGGCTTTCAGCCCCGCCATGCAGCGGTATCTCAAAGAACACCAGAGGGATTTTATGCCGGAGGACACCAAAGCCGGGATGATACAGGCGTATCTTGATAAGTACACCGGGAGCATGGTCTGCTCCAAGCAGCTCTACAAGGAAGCCTTGAACCATGTCTTTGACGAGCCGAAGCAATGGGAAATCCGGGAAATCAACGAGATTATGAACCAGTGCATTTCCGGCTGGCGGTACTTCCCAAACCCAAGAATGTTTTCCGAATATGGCAGACAAAAGGGCTGGGAGCGTGAAAACCCGGCAACGGACTCCGGCAACCCGTCTGAAAAAACGATGGACGGTTTTGTGGAGGTCACAGAACAGATGGAGCTTCCATTCTGA
- a CDS encoding C45 family autoproteolytic acyltransferase/hydolase: protein MYHAHFRGTHYEAGFRWGSLLLKHKNIILENIPFEITQERIDYALSCLPIYEKYYHEIMEEIQGLADGQQCDVRILQAVLFSMYSMPPSCNCSCFAFTTEHEILLGRNSDFLTEIERLNQNVVYKLTDGVYSFTGNTTAFVEIEDGVNEHGLAVGLTSVYPNQCKPGFNAGMIVRYLLEKCKNVSEAVSCLYQLPIASAQTLTLADAMGTITVIECNAEQIKVEKTLNNNLSFVCATNTFHFPEMIGYNNDKIDNWFAEERYQTLYSAFNRKNGGFNLPFAEKLLSGDYGFLCQYDRSTGKDTVWSVIYDMKRHKIYRSEGNPGRHKFKEDTRFQF, encoded by the coding sequence ATGTATCATGCACATTTTAGGGGAACACACTACGAAGCTGGTTTTCGGTGGGGTTCCTTACTGTTAAAACACAAAAATATAATTTTGGAGAACATACCATTTGAAATCACACAGGAGCGGATTGACTATGCTTTGTCCTGCCTTCCGATTTATGAAAAGTATTACCATGAGATTATGGAAGAAATTCAAGGTCTGGCAGATGGACAACAATGTGATGTCCGTATTCTGCAAGCTGTATTATTTAGTATGTACTCTATGCCGCCATCTTGTAATTGCTCTTGTTTTGCTTTTACAACGGAGCATGAAATTCTTCTGGGACGAAACAGTGATTTTCTGACAGAAATCGAAAGACTAAATCAGAATGTAGTTTATAAATTGACAGATGGAGTTTATTCTTTCACAGGAAATACAACTGCTTTTGTTGAGATTGAAGATGGCGTTAATGAACATGGTTTAGCGGTTGGTCTAACATCCGTCTATCCTAACCAATGCAAACCGGGATTTAACGCAGGTATGATTGTCAGATACCTGCTGGAGAAATGTAAAAATGTATCGGAAGCTGTCTCCTGTTTATATCAACTACCGATTGCTTCAGCGCAAACTTTAACCTTAGCTGATGCAATGGGGACGATAACAGTTATAGAATGTAATGCGGAACAGATAAAAGTAGAAAAGACATTGAATAACAATCTTTCTTTTGTCTGCGCAACAAACACTTTCCATTTTCCAGAAATGATAGGCTATAACAACGATAAAATTGATAATTGGTTTGCAGAAGAACGGTATCAAACATTGTATTCAGCTTTTAACAGAAAAAATGGAGGTTTCAATCTTCCATTTGCAGAAAAATTGTTGTCTGGGGATTATGGTTTTCTCTGCCAGTATGACAGAAGTACTGGTAAAGATACTGTCTGGTCAGTCATCTATGATATGAAACGACACAAAATTTATCGAAGCGAAGGGAATCCCGGACGACACAAATTCAAAGAAGATACTCGTTTTCAGTTTTGA
- a CDS encoding Maff2 family mobile element protein — protein MAFFEQAITVLQTLVIALGAGLGIWGVINLLEGYGNDNPGAKSQGMKQFMAN, from the coding sequence ATGGCATTTTTTGAACAGGCAATCACCGTTCTTCAGACCCTCGTTATCGCGCTCGGTGCCGGTCTTGGTATCTGGGGCGTTATCAACCTCTTGGAGGGCTACGGAAATGATAATCCGGGCGCAAAGAGCCAGGGCATGAAGCAGTTCATGGCTAATTAA
- a CDS encoding helix-turn-helix domain-containing protein, with protein sequence MKGATSIQERLWELRKDKGLNLEELSKLTGISKSALGSYEKEDFKEINHGNLITLADFYGVSVDYLLCRTENREQINTSLTELHLNDEMVALLKSGRINNRLLCELATHKDFIKFLADIEIYVDGIATMQIQNLNALVDTVRHEIIERYRPGEDDPHLKVLQAAHISDDEYFSHMVLDDLNLIIRDIREAHKKDSESAPQTTVADELKENLEAVENFKGSRDEKLVVLYCKQLGINYKNLSDEEFRWLIRILKKSKKMGTPISQRKKR encoded by the coding sequence ATGAAAGGAGCAACAAGCATACAGGAACGCCTTTGGGAACTCCGCAAGGACAAAGGCTTAAATCTGGAAGAACTATCAAAGCTGACGGGTATTTCCAAATCTGCTCTCGGAAGTTATGAAAAAGAGGATTTTAAGGAAATCAATCATGGCAACCTTATCACGCTGGCAGACTTCTATGGGGTTTCCGTTGATTATCTACTGTGCCGGACAGAGAACAGGGAGCAGATCAACACGTCATTGACGGAGCTGCATTTGAATGATGAGATGGTTGCTCTCCTGAAAAGCGGTCGGATTAACAACCGTCTGCTCTGTGAGCTTGCCACACATAAAGATTTTATCAAGTTTCTTGCAGACATTGAGATTTATGTGGACGGGATTGCCACCATGCAGATTCAAAATCTCAATGCACTTGTCGATACCGTCCGGCATGAAATCATTGAACGGTATCGCCCCGGCGAAGATGACCCGCATTTGAAAGTGCTGCAAGCCGCCCATATCAGCGATGATGAATATTTCAGCCACATGGTTCTGGATGACCTCAATCTCATTATCCGGGATATTCGGGAAGCTCACAAAAAGGACAGTGAGAGTGCGCCCCAGACCACCGTTGCCGATGAACTGAAAGAAAATCTGGAAGCGGTCGAAAATTTCAAGGGCAGTCGGGATGAAAAGCTCGTTGTCCTTTACTGCAAGCAGCTCGGTATCAACTATAAAAATCTGTCAGATGAAGAATTTCGCTGGCTCATTCGGATTCTCAAAAAATCAAAGAAAATGGGAACGCCTATCAGCCAAAGGAAAAAACGGTAA
- a CDS encoding helix-turn-helix domain-containing protein — protein MHISYKPLWHTLLERDMRKEDLRLAAGMTTNMIANMSKEGKHISMDTLARICETLNCEITDVIELVPDEPTSTGGKEHERTETKNNGKRN, from the coding sequence ATGCACATCAGCTATAAACCACTCTGGCACACACTGTTAGAGCGTGATATGCGAAAAGAAGATTTAAGGCTTGCCGCTGGTATGACAACGAATATGATTGCCAACATGAGTAAAGAGGGAAAGCACATCAGCATGGACACATTAGCCCGTATCTGCGAAACGCTGAATTGTGAGATTACCGATGTGATTGAGTTAGTACCAGACGAGCCTACTTCCACAGGAGGTAAGGAACATGAGCGAACTGAAACCAAGAATAACGGAAAACGGAATTGA
- a CDS encoding DeoR family transcriptional regulator → MNFEFMTIDTPLPPCMPFPRALTGFPVSSTAKVMYCRMLDAMLSKGQEDENGILFVCFPVTAIAAVLSRSPMTVKRSLNELETAGLIMRVRQGVGEPNRIYVLIPGKEDAALA, encoded by the coding sequence ATGAATTTTGAATTTATGACGATAGACACACCCTTGCCGCCCTGTATGCCTTTTCCCAGGGCGTTGACAGGATTTCCAGTCAGCAGCACCGCAAAGGTCATGTACTGCCGGATGCTGGACGCTATGCTCTCCAAAGGGCAGGAGGACGAGAACGGAATCCTGTTTGTCTGCTTCCCTGTCACAGCCATTGCCGCAGTCCTGTCCCGCAGCCCCATGACGGTCAAGCGTTCTTTGAATGAACTGGAAACCGCCGGACTTATCATGCGGGTGCGTCAGGGCGTTGGAGAACCAAACAGGATTTATGTGCTGATACCGGGAAAGGAGGACGCTGCCCTTGCCTGA
- a CDS encoding MATE family efflux transporter has protein sequence MNNKRTFFQYVIPSVLSFALSGVYAIVDGFFVGNSIGDAGLSAINIAYPITAVLQSVGTGIGMGGSVKYSILKAAGNEKKAREFVAGATWLMLLFSAVLTVTVFFTSEKILSALGASGELLTLGNEYIKVIALGAILQVFGTGLVPFMRNYGGSLWAMIAMICGFATNVALDYTFVWVLGRGMYGAALATIIGQGVTMAVALVYCAIKKNLTLKIAPVDTPKTAFQILKIGLAPFGLTLAPNISLVIINRFSVYYGGQEAIATYACISYIICIVYLLLQGVGDGSQPLMSQFYGAGEEKSLKQTKTLAYEFSMVLAVISAILIYLLRGKIGLLFGSSAEVNAGVIKVMPIFLVSVPFDAITRVSAAAFYATEKSVLSYVLTFIEPIIMLVLMLMLPPVFGGQITIWWSAVFAKVITASVSIVLSVRYSAQRNR, from the coding sequence GTGAATAACAAGCGGACTTTCTTTCAGTATGTGATTCCGTCCGTGTTATCCTTTGCGCTTTCCGGGGTGTATGCCATCGTTGACGGTTTCTTTGTAGGCAACTCAATCGGGGATGCCGGACTTTCCGCAATCAACATTGCATATCCCATCACGGCGGTCCTGCAATCCGTAGGGACAGGAATCGGAATGGGTGGTTCAGTCAAATACTCCATTCTGAAAGCAGCAGGAAATGAGAAAAAAGCACGGGAGTTCGTTGCCGGTGCAACATGGCTGATGCTTCTTTTCAGCGCTGTCCTGACTGTCACCGTTTTCTTCACTTCAGAGAAAATCCTTTCTGCCCTTGGTGCATCGGGCGAGTTGCTTACTCTGGGAAATGAGTATATCAAGGTAATTGCCCTTGGAGCGATTTTACAGGTGTTCGGCACCGGACTGGTTCCGTTTATGCGTAATTACGGCGGTTCTTTGTGGGCAATGATCGCTATGATCTGCGGCTTTGCTACCAATGTTGCTCTTGACTATACTTTTGTGTGGGTTCTTGGACGGGGCATGTACGGTGCGGCATTGGCGACCATTATTGGGCAGGGAGTTACCATGGCGGTTGCACTCGTGTATTGCGCCATCAAAAAGAACCTCACTCTGAAAATCGCACCTGTTGATACCCCGAAAACGGCATTTCAGATATTAAAAATCGGACTTGCTCCATTTGGCTTGACCCTTGCCCCAAATATCTCTCTTGTGATCATCAACCGATTTTCGGTTTATTATGGCGGACAGGAGGCTATCGCCACCTATGCCTGTATCTCCTATATCATCTGCATTGTTTATCTTCTTTTGCAGGGTGTCGGTGATGGTAGCCAGCCGCTCATGAGTCAGTTCTACGGAGCAGGCGAAGAAAAATCGCTCAAACAAACCAAAACGCTGGCGTATGAATTTTCCATGGTTTTGGCGGTAATCAGTGCGATTCTGATTTACCTGCTCCGTGGAAAGATTGGACTACTGTTCGGTTCATCTGCCGAGGTAAACGCAGGGGTCATAAAGGTCATGCCGATCTTCCTTGTGTCGGTTCCGTTTGACGCCATCACACGAGTTTCCGCGGCGGCTTTCTACGCAACCGAAAAAAGTGTGCTGTCCTATGTTCTGACCTTTATCGAACCCATCATCATGCTGGTGTTGATGCTGATGCTGCCGCCGGTGTTTGGCGGTCAAATCACGATTTGGTGGAGCGCCGTATTTGCAAAGGTCATTACCGCATCAGTAAGCATTGTGCTGTCCGTTAGATACAGCGCACAAAGAAATCGATAA
- a CDS encoding TnpV protein — MSELKPRITENGIDYILVGDYYIPDLKLPKEHRPIGKYGRMHREYLREVHPVRLNTLTLTGELWTYLADLNEQAQERLDTIMEQMKDAEGVTEELKRTQEMEWVRRCNNIHNRAEEIILQEMIYS, encoded by the coding sequence ATGAGCGAACTGAAACCAAGAATAACGGAAAACGGAATTGATTATATCCTTGTCGGAGATTACTATATCCCGGATTTGAAGCTGCCGAAGGAACACCGCCCTATTGGAAAGTACGGACGGATGCACAGGGAATATTTAAGGGAAGTCCACCCAGTCAGATTGAACACATTGACCTTGACCGGGGAGTTATGGACATACCTTGCAGACCTGAACGAACAGGCACAGGAACGGTTAGACACCATCATGGAGCAGATGAAAGATGCCGAGGGCGTGACCGAGGAATTGAAACGAACCCAAGAAATGGAATGGGTGCGGCGTTGCAATAACATTCACAACCGGGCAGAAGAAATTATTTTGCAAGAGATGATTTATTCATAA